The Bacteroidota bacterium genome segment TGTTGCTCAGTCTGTTTTGGGAGTCAAGCCTGTTTTATAATCAATTATTTTTTTAGTAACCTTTATATAATAAGATAAGCCTAACTTTACTTTACTAATAAATATAATTATGGAAAAAGAATTTGAAATAGGCGATACCGTTAGGTTATTATCAGGCGGTCCGTTAATGACCATAAACGAATCAAATAAAGGCAAAGCTTTTGTTGATTGTATTTGGTTTAATGTAGAAGGCAATAAATGCGAATCAACATTTAAAATGGCCATTATTATGCATGATGATGATTTTGATTTGAACGAATTTGAAATGGAAGAAGACGAGTGGGATGATGCTAACGAAGAAGAGAAATAATTAATACCAAATTAAAAGCGAGTATTCTTTACTCGCTTTTTTTATACCACTACCTGGTGCTGCTAAAAACACTGGCAATTTCAAATATTGTATTAAATTGCTCCATATATATTTATACAATTATTACCAGTTAGCAATGCCGTTTTTTCTATCAATATATCGGGCCAAAAAGGTATTAAATACCATCAGGCTACTTTATATTTTTATTTGTTTTATAAGTATATCACAAGTACAGGCACAGCATTTCAATTTCCGCAATTTTGGTATTAACAATGGTTTACCCAGCAGTTTTGTATACGATGTTTTTGAAGATAGCAAAGGCTACCTATGGTTTTTAACCGAAAAAAATGTAACCCGTTTTGACGGCAAACAATTCTCCTATTTTAACTATAAGGATGGGTACGATGAAACAGGATTGTTTAGAGTAGTAGAGGACAAAGCAGGAACACTGTGGTTTTTAACAACAACCTTTAAAATATTTGCGTTTAAAAATGGAACCTTTACCAAAGTAAAATCAAACGATAAGTTTGGCTGGGTTGATATAGGTTTTGATAAAAAAGTAAAAATAATAAGCCGCGATGGAAGGAAACTATACCAGGTAAATGACGACTTTACGCTATCGCCCATACCCATTAACAATAAAAAAGCAGCGTACAATTTTGTAGAAATAAAACACAACGAGTACCTGATAGGCACTACTGTAGGTGTTTTATTGTTGACCAACAACGGCACAAAAGAAATTTTACCCGCCAACACACATAGTAAAAGAGTAGTTCCGCGTATATTTAAAACCAAGGATGCTATTTTCTTAACCAACGAAACAGGCATTTTTAAATACAACCCAAACAATTACAGTGTTCAACTACAGTTACCTTTGTATAATAACGATGAAGTATTTAATATATACGAAGAAGAAGACAACAACAATATTTGGGTATGTAGTTTGAACGGATTGTTTAAATACAAAAAAACATTAAGCAGTAGCGTTAAGCCA includes the following:
- a CDS encoding DUF2158 domain-containing protein gives rise to the protein MEKEFEIGDTVRLLSGGPLMTINESNKGKAFVDCIWFNVEGNKCESTFKMAIIMHDDDFDLNEFEMEEDEWDDANEEEK